CGAGGCAACGACCAAAACAGCCGCGGGGTGAACAGGGCTGATAGCCCTTATTTCCCTAATTTTAGCAATCACGGTTTCTCTTATAATAGTCAGGATTGGAGCGGTAGCCCTTGAAATGACGGGCCTCTCAAGGGAAGTCGCCTCCTTCCAGGCCCAGTCGGCCTTTTCAGGAACGGGCTTTACCACAAGTGAAAGCGAATACGTAGTTTCACATTCTGCAAGGAGAAAAATCATTCGGATACTAATCTTTCTTGGAAGTGCTGGGATAACTTCTGTTATAGCAACACTGGTCTTAACATTTGTTGGAAAAGGACGAGAGGAAGCAACAGGGTATCTACTCATCCTAATAATGAGCCTTATTGTTCTCTACATAGTTTTCACGTCCAAAACCGTTGATAGGCTTATGAGAAAGTGGATTAAGAGGTTCCTCCAGAGAGCCTTTCCAGAGCTGAGAGTCTATGACTATACCCAGCTTTT
This genomic window from Thermococcus sp. contains:
- a CDS encoding potassium channel family protein, whose translation is MIALISLILAITVSLIIVRIGAVALEMTGLSREVASFQAQSAFSGTGFTTSESEYVVSHSARRKIIRILIFLGSAGITSVIATLVLTFVGKGREEATGYLLILIMSLIVLYIVFTSKTVDRLMRKWIKRFLQRAFPELRVYDYTQLLGITHGYSISQIKVKKNSWLANKSLRELELDKEGILVLGIYRKTKDGEVYIGAPRGDMVILPGDVLVCYGPEEALLELSKRVKGKKGDEAHEEAVKRAQLRAMEEEIKARP